A portion of the Bacillus oleivorans genome contains these proteins:
- the argB gene encoding acetylglutamate kinase yields MKYLVIKCGGSVLDHLPKNFYQNIVQLQKNKEWQPIIVHGGGPTISTLLNRLEIETKFVDGLRVTTEDVLNIVEMVLSGSVNKQIVRNFQKSGGAAFGMSGVDGALLLVKPAQNSEQLGFVGEVTSVHTALIKQIANQGLIPVISPLGIDEQGQHYNINGDMAASAIAKAMQAELCMISDIPGIYTEQEGKKYLLKQVTNLEVEELIKNGIIYGGMVPKVRAAIDGLTANVPEVVIINGNEPDSLLAYTEGREIGTKIILG; encoded by the coding sequence ATGAAATACCTGGTCATTAAATGTGGGGGGAGTGTCTTAGATCATCTCCCTAAAAACTTCTATCAAAATATTGTTCAGCTTCAAAAAAACAAAGAATGGCAGCCCATTATTGTTCATGGGGGAGGACCAACAATCTCCACACTCCTTAATCGGCTCGAGATTGAAACAAAATTTGTTGATGGCCTCAGGGTTACCACTGAAGATGTATTAAATATCGTTGAAATGGTATTAAGCGGTTCTGTAAATAAACAGATTGTCCGAAATTTTCAAAAGTCAGGCGGGGCTGCCTTTGGGATGAGCGGAGTCGATGGAGCACTTTTGCTGGTAAAACCTGCTCAAAACAGTGAACAGCTTGGGTTTGTTGGGGAAGTGACAAGCGTTCATACGGCTTTGATTAAACAAATCGCAAACCAAGGACTAATTCCGGTCATCTCGCCCCTTGGAATCGATGAACAAGGACAGCATTACAACATTAATGGTGATATGGCGGCATCGGCGATTGCTAAAGCCATGCAGGCAGAATTGTGTATGATCAGTGATATTCCGGGAATTTATACGGAACAAGAAGGGAAGAAATATCTGCTAAAACAAGTTACCAATCTTGAAGTAGAAGAATTGATTAAAAATGGAATTATATATGGCGGTATGGTACCTAAAGTCAGAGCAGCGATTGATGGACTCACAGCAAATGTACCGGAGGTTGTCATTATAAACGGGAACGAGCCAGATAGCCTCCTTGCTTATACAGAAGGAAGAGAAATTGGAACGAAAATCATATTGGGATAA
- a CDS encoding acetylornithine transaminase, with amino-acid sequence MLASSSPSTGMSPLMPTYSRFPLTIVKGKGSYVWDDQGTQYLDYTSGIATCNLGHVPEPVKLKLEEQLETLWHCSNLYHIPNQEKLASLLVEHSCGDQVFFCNSGAEANEAAIKLARSYAQKELGKERFEIVTFKQSFHGRTLATLSATGQEKIQQGFSPLVPGFRYLPFNDLEALESLVSEHTCAVLLELVQGEGGVIPAEPEWVKQLAQLCEEHGLLLMIDEIQTGMGRTGTLFAYQQFGIEPDVISLAKGLGSGFPIGAIVANQKAAKGFQPGSHGSTFGGNPLAATAGLATMEQFVATNLLDNAKELGAYLQAKLVKIKNLSNQIEEVRGFGLLQGIVMKQKASKVVEAARKQNLLLLTAGPDVVRILPPLTTTIAEIDQCSQILETIFKYSLED; translated from the coding sequence ATGTTAGCAAGTTCTAGCCCATCGACCGGGATGTCACCTTTAATGCCCACATACAGCCGTTTTCCGCTTACGATTGTAAAGGGAAAAGGATCCTATGTCTGGGATGATCAGGGAACACAATATTTAGATTATACGTCCGGGATTGCAACCTGTAATTTAGGGCATGTACCGGAACCAGTAAAACTCAAACTGGAAGAACAACTCGAAACCTTATGGCATTGTTCGAACCTCTATCATATTCCGAATCAAGAAAAGCTTGCTAGCTTACTAGTTGAGCACTCATGCGGGGATCAAGTCTTTTTTTGCAATAGCGGAGCTGAAGCAAATGAAGCAGCGATTAAACTTGCACGAAGCTACGCACAAAAAGAATTAGGGAAAGAGCGCTTTGAAATTGTAACATTTAAACAGTCTTTTCACGGGCGCACGCTAGCAACTTTATCAGCAACAGGTCAGGAGAAAATCCAGCAAGGTTTCTCTCCGCTCGTACCAGGATTTCGTTATCTTCCTTTTAACGATTTGGAAGCACTAGAATCACTAGTTTCCGAACATACATGTGCGGTTCTCCTTGAGCTTGTACAGGGAGAAGGAGGAGTGATTCCAGCTGAACCAGAATGGGTCAAACAGTTGGCCCAGCTTTGTGAAGAACACGGTTTATTACTAATGATTGATGAGATTCAAACCGGGATGGGCCGAACCGGCACTTTGTTTGCCTATCAGCAGTTTGGGATTGAACCAGATGTCATCAGTTTAGCCAAGGGATTAGGTTCAGGGTTTCCGATTGGTGCCATTGTTGCCAATCAAAAAGCAGCAAAAGGTTTTCAGCCTGGCAGTCATGGCAGTACATTTGGAGGTAATCCATTAGCCGCAACAGCAGGATTAGCCACCATGGAACAGTTTGTCGCAACGAATCTATTAGATAATGCTAAAGAGCTTGGTGCTTATTTACAGGCAAAGCTCGTGAAAATAAAGAACCTTAGTAATCAAATTGAAGAGGTAAGAGGATTTGGCCTTCTCCAAGGTATTGTAATGAAGCAGAAGGCAAGTAAAGTGGTAGAAGCAGCAAGAAAACAGAATTTACTGCTTTTAACAGCGGGACCAGATGTGGTGAGAATTCTCCCGCCTTTAACGACTACAATAGCAGAAATTGATCAATGTAGTCAGATCCTTGAAACAATTTTCAAGTATTCCTTAGAGGACTAA
- a CDS encoding carbamoyl phosphate synthase small subunit codes for MAEGYLILETGETFTGTLIGSEKDSIGEVVFNTSMTGYQEMITDPSYAGQILTFCYPLIGNYGINLYDNESKRPYLSGVVIGDACETPSHYQAISSLSDQLKKAGIVGLTGIDTRNLVQLIRKKGTIKGYISKQKIAACEVSQMDAGSFWVKRVSTKEVVTYKKNGPHVVLMDFGFKKSILAALLEANCSVTVVPYHFTYEQICHLKPDGVLLSNGPGDPMELQDRFQDIKKITQRFPALGICLGHQLIALAYGAKTGKMKYGHRGGNHAVKELETGKVKMTSQNHSYVVIEESLNPKVFTITYRNVNDHTVEGIKHVQYPIQSVQFHPEAHPGPSDTAHIFDSFIQQLLALGEVNYATT; via the coding sequence ATGGCAGAAGGATATTTGATACTTGAAACAGGGGAAACATTCACTGGTACGTTAATCGGCAGTGAAAAAGATAGCATTGGAGAGGTCGTCTTTAACACGAGTATGACAGGGTATCAAGAAATGATCACAGACCCCTCTTATGCCGGTCAAATTTTAACATTTTGTTATCCTCTTATCGGCAATTATGGAATAAATCTTTATGACAATGAGAGTAAGCGTCCATACCTTTCAGGGGTCGTAATTGGAGATGCATGTGAAACACCGAGCCATTATCAGGCGATTAGCAGTCTTTCCGATCAGCTTAAAAAAGCAGGGATTGTCGGTCTTACCGGGATTGATACACGAAATTTAGTTCAATTAATCCGAAAAAAAGGAACAATTAAAGGTTATATTTCAAAGCAAAAGATAGCTGCATGTGAAGTATCGCAAATGGACGCAGGAAGTTTTTGGGTAAAACGAGTTTCAACAAAAGAAGTGGTTACGTATAAAAAGAATGGCCCGCATGTGGTTTTGATGGATTTCGGCTTTAAAAAATCCATTCTCGCAGCTTTATTAGAAGCAAATTGTTCGGTAACCGTAGTTCCTTACCACTTTACCTATGAGCAAATTTGTCATTTGAAGCCGGATGGTGTTCTGCTTAGCAATGGACCTGGGGATCCGATGGAGCTGCAGGATCGATTCCAGGATATTAAGAAAATTACACAACGCTTTCCTGCACTTGGCATCTGTCTGGGACATCAGCTAATTGCCCTTGCTTATGGTGCAAAAACAGGAAAAATGAAGTATGGTCACCGGGGCGGAAATCACGCGGTCAAGGAACTAGAAACAGGTAAGGTCAAAATGACGTCACAAAACCACAGCTATGTGGTCATCGAGGAAAGTCTCAATCCAAAAGTGTTTACCATCACGTACCGTAATGTAAATGATCACACGGTTGAAGGGATCAAGCATGTCCAGTATCCGATTCAGTCAGTACAATTTCATCCTGAGGCACATCCAGGTCCAAGTGATACTGCACATATTTTTGATTCATTTATTCAACAACTACTTGCTTTAGGAGAAGTCAACTATGCCACTACGTAA
- the carB gene encoding carbamoyl-phosphate synthase (glutamine-hydrolyzing) large subunit translates to MPLRKNLKKVLVIGSGPIVIGQAAEFDYAGTQACLALKEEGIQVVLVNNNPATIMTDHTIADKVYIEPLTVPSLEDIIKKEMPDGIIGTLGGQTGLNLTVQLYEQKILQKYGVELLGTSVESIQNGEDREKFRNLMIEIDEPIPESKIVTSFDEGMKFAEEIGFPVIIRPAYTLGGAGGGFAYSQEELEVILKKGLNASPIHQVLVEKSIKGWKEIEYEVMRDANDTCIIVCNMENMDPVGVHTGDSIVVAPSQTLTDVQHQMLRNASLKVIRALQIIGGCNIQFALDPNSDQYYIIEVNPRVSRSSALASKATGYPIARIAAKCAIGYHLDEILNPITGNTFASFEPAIDYIVVKLPRFPFDKFSEADRSLGTQMKATGEVMAIDRSFEGALNKAIRSLEIGVCGLKINSLEAIPHNQIYTLLETATDTRLFAIAEAFWRGMSVAEIYNLTQIDQWFLEKLHRMVKLEQQLSEVPWDQLPEDLLRLAKRINISDQRLAQIFHVPEKTIRDKRKELSLKPGFKLVDTCAAEFDAVTPYYYSTWHGKDEVEKTDRKKILVIGSGPIRIGQGIEFDYCSVHATLAIKKKGYEAIVINNNPETVSTDYSIADRLYFEPLTAEDVLHVIEKEQIEGVLIQFGGQTAINLANSLQEEGVPLLGTSVEGIDALEDRKQFYQLLRKLEIPHIAGQTANKPDELIEVASLLGFPVLVRPSYVIGGQSMFIFHKVEELLHYTNRLKKQNNERIWPLLVDQYIQGLECEVDVISDGKEIIIPGIFEHIEKAGVHSGDSTAIFPPITLTSKQKEVLVDYASRIAQEVPIKGIMNIQFVIAGNTVYVLEVNPRASRTVPIISKVTDTPLIEWATAIQLGEKAANLSKETGLLEEPPFYSVKFPVFSASKLKGVDHALGPEMKSTGEVLGLGKTLDEAIKKALFFDGHLPLQAHKEKPYLLCSISDDFKAEGAGMIQKLAVTCNIIGTEGTAEFLQKHGIEAEVVSKDRIVLDELFKKGRITAVLNIPTAGRDERTVGFHIRELATRYQVPIYTSLQTFEAATGVNELIEHKARTISEYLCLRAGAAI, encoded by the coding sequence ATGCCACTACGTAAAAATTTGAAAAAAGTACTTGTGATTGGTTCTGGCCCTATAGTGATAGGCCAGGCAGCAGAATTTGATTATGCAGGAACTCAAGCCTGTTTAGCATTAAAAGAAGAAGGAATTCAAGTTGTACTCGTCAATAATAATCCAGCAACGATTATGACTGATCATACCATTGCTGATAAGGTATATATCGAACCACTCACAGTTCCTTCCCTGGAAGACATCATAAAAAAAGAAATGCCTGACGGGATTATTGGAACATTAGGAGGACAGACAGGGTTAAATCTAACCGTTCAATTATATGAGCAAAAAATTCTGCAAAAGTATGGAGTGGAACTGCTGGGAACTTCAGTTGAATCGATACAAAATGGGGAAGACCGGGAAAAGTTCAGAAATTTAATGATTGAAATTGATGAACCCATTCCAGAGTCAAAAATCGTAACAAGCTTTGATGAAGGCATGAAATTTGCAGAGGAAATCGGCTTTCCCGTTATCATTCGTCCTGCCTATACCCTTGGCGGAGCCGGCGGCGGTTTTGCTTATTCGCAGGAGGAATTAGAGGTCATCTTGAAAAAAGGGTTAAATGCCAGCCCGATTCATCAAGTATTAGTTGAAAAGAGTATTAAAGGCTGGAAGGAAATTGAATATGAAGTGATGCGAGATGCAAATGACACCTGTATTATCGTTTGTAATATGGAAAACATGGACCCGGTCGGGGTTCATACGGGTGATTCGATTGTCGTCGCACCGTCACAAACGTTAACAGATGTCCAGCATCAAATGCTCCGAAATGCATCTTTAAAAGTCATTCGGGCTTTACAAATTATTGGGGGCTGCAACATTCAATTCGCCTTAGACCCCAATTCCGATCAATATTATATTATCGAGGTGAATCCGCGCGTCAGCCGGTCATCTGCATTAGCTTCAAAGGCTACGGGCTATCCGATTGCCCGGATTGCAGCTAAATGTGCGATTGGCTACCATCTGGATGAAATTTTAAATCCGATTACTGGCAATACGTTTGCATCCTTTGAACCAGCAATCGATTATATTGTAGTCAAACTGCCGCGATTCCCATTTGATAAATTTTCAGAAGCTGACCGTTCATTAGGTACACAAATGAAAGCGACAGGAGAAGTAATGGCGATTGACCGATCCTTCGAAGGTGCCTTAAACAAAGCGATTCGCTCATTAGAAATTGGAGTTTGCGGATTAAAGATTAATAGTTTAGAAGCTATACCGCACAATCAAATTTATACACTGCTAGAAACGGCGACAGATACACGCCTTTTTGCGATAGCTGAGGCTTTTTGGCGCGGGATGAGTGTAGCTGAAATCTACAATCTAACCCAAATCGACCAGTGGTTCTTAGAAAAGCTTCATAGAATGGTAAAACTCGAGCAACAATTGAGCGAAGTTCCGTGGGATCAGCTTCCTGAGGACCTGTTGAGGCTTGCGAAAAGAATCAATATCAGTGATCAGCGATTAGCACAGATTTTTCATGTACCAGAAAAGACGATCAGGGATAAAAGAAAAGAGCTGTCGTTAAAACCAGGGTTTAAACTGGTCGACACATGTGCCGCAGAGTTTGATGCCGTTACTCCTTACTATTACTCAACCTGGCACGGTAAGGATGAAGTTGAAAAGACTGACCGCAAAAAAATCCTAGTGATTGGTTCCGGTCCGATTCGGATTGGCCAGGGAATTGAATTTGATTATTGCTCTGTTCACGCGACTCTAGCGATTAAGAAAAAAGGCTATGAAGCAATTGTTATTAATAACAATCCTGAAACAGTGAGCACGGATTATTCGATTGCAGACCGCCTCTACTTTGAGCCATTAACAGCAGAAGACGTGTTACACGTCATTGAAAAAGAACAGATAGAAGGCGTTTTAATACAATTTGGCGGGCAAACGGCTATTAATCTAGCTAATTCTTTACAGGAAGAAGGAGTGCCACTGCTTGGGACTTCAGTGGAAGGCATTGACGCATTAGAAGACCGAAAACAGTTTTATCAGTTATTAAGAAAACTGGAAATTCCTCATATTGCCGGACAAACAGCGAATAAGCCAGATGAACTAATAGAGGTGGCAAGCCTTTTAGGCTTTCCAGTTTTAGTCCGTCCTTCCTATGTTATTGGCGGACAATCGATGTTTATTTTTCATAAAGTGGAAGAACTGCTTCACTATACAAATCGGTTGAAAAAACAAAACAATGAAAGAATTTGGCCGCTTTTAGTTGATCAGTATATTCAAGGTCTTGAATGTGAAGTCGATGTAATCAGTGATGGTAAAGAGATCATTATTCCAGGGATTTTCGAGCATATCGAAAAAGCGGGTGTTCACTCAGGAGACAGCACAGCGATCTTCCCGCCTATTACGTTAACTAGTAAGCAAAAAGAAGTGCTGGTAGATTATGCCTCAAGAATTGCTCAAGAAGTCCCAATCAAAGGAATTATGAATATTCAATTTGTGATTGCAGGAAATACCGTTTATGTTTTAGAGGTGAATCCAAGAGCATCAAGAACAGTTCCAATTATCAGCAAGGTAACCGATACCCCGCTAATTGAGTGGGCGACTGCTATTCAGCTGGGGGAAAAGGCTGCAAACCTATCAAAAGAAACGGGTCTATTAGAAGAGCCGCCTTTTTATTCAGTTAAATTTCCTGTTTTTTCAGCTAGTAAGCTAAAGGGAGTAGACCATGCGTTAGGTCCGGAGATGAAGTCTACCGGCGAAGTGTTAGGATTAGGCAAAACTCTAGATGAAGCAATCAAGAAAGCACTATTTTTTGATGGTCATCTTCCGTTACAGGCTCATAAGGAAAAGCCTTATCTTCTATGTTCTATTTCAGATGATTTTAAAGCAGAAGGCGCAGGGATGATCCAAAAGCTTGCTGTTACATGCAATATCATTGGAACGGAAGGCACTGCTGAATTTTTACAAAAACACGGAATTGAAGCAGAAGTAGTCAGTAAAGACAGAATTGTATTGGATGAACTGTTTAAGAAAGGCAGAATAACAGCTGTACTGAACATACCGACAGCTGGAAGAGATGAACGGACTGTAGGGTTTCATATACGTGAGTTGGCAACGCGCTATCAAGTCCCAATTTATACGAGTCTGCAAACTTTTGAAGCAGCGACAGGCGTAAACGAACTAATCGAACATAAAGCTCGCACGATCAGCGAATACCTTTGCTTGAGAGCGGGAGCTGCCATATAA
- the argF gene encoding ornithine carbamoyltransferase: MNKVSKWQETEEPKLIQKDFLTLADYSKDDIMSLLYDALELKKQQKMGISHPYLSGKVLGLIFEKSSTRTRVSFEVGMLQLGGHAIFLSSRDIQLGRGETVSDTAKVLSRYVDGIMVRTFEHETVEEFAKYASIPVINGLTDLHHPTQVMADLLTILEHKGKLSGLKLCYIGDGNNNMAHSLLEGAAKVGMHINIASSEGYKPNEIIIQNAKKVGSKTGSKIMITNNPTTAIQDADVVVTDVWTSMGQEKEVQKRLQEFKDYQVNQALCENAKPDFIFLHCLPAHRGEEVTAEIIDGPHSVVFDEAENRLHAQKAILKALLGKKS; the protein is encoded by the coding sequence ATGAATAAAGTAAGCAAGTGGCAGGAAACTGAGGAACCGAAGCTTATACAGAAGGACTTTTTAACACTCGCCGACTATAGCAAGGATGATATTATGTCCCTTTTATATGATGCACTTGAATTAAAGAAACAGCAAAAAATGGGGATTTCCCATCCGTATTTAAGTGGAAAAGTGCTTGGTTTAATCTTTGAAAAATCGTCTACTCGTACAAGAGTATCATTTGAAGTCGGGATGCTTCAGTTAGGCGGGCATGCAATTTTCTTAAGCTCAAGGGATATTCAGTTAGGACGCGGTGAGACCGTGTCTGATACAGCCAAAGTATTATCGAGGTATGTAGATGGAATCATGGTTAGAACCTTTGAACATGAAACCGTCGAGGAATTTGCAAAGTATGCCTCCATTCCAGTTATCAATGGATTAACCGATTTGCATCATCCAACTCAAGTCATGGCTGATTTATTAACAATCTTAGAGCATAAAGGAAAGCTTTCAGGTCTAAAGCTTTGTTATATAGGGGATGGCAATAACAACATGGCTCATTCACTCTTAGAGGGGGCAGCTAAAGTCGGTATGCATATAAACATCGCCTCTTCAGAAGGATATAAACCAAATGAGATCATTATCCAAAATGCCAAGAAGGTTGGCTCTAAAACAGGCAGTAAAATCATGATTACTAATAATCCGACTACAGCGATTCAGGATGCAGATGTAGTCGTAACCGATGTATGGACTAGTATGGGGCAAGAGAAAGAAGTACAAAAAAGATTACAGGAATTTAAGGATTATCAAGTAAATCAGGCTTTATGTGAAAATGCGAAGCCAGATTTCATTTTCCTTCACTGTCTGCCAGCCCATCGCGGCGAAGAGGTCACAGCAGAAATTATCGATGGCCCACATTCAGTTGTTTTTGATGAGGCAGAAAATCGTCTCCACGCACAAAAGGCAATCTTAAAGGCACTGCTTGGCAAGAAATCATAA
- a CDS encoding argininosuccinate synthase, translating to MSKEKIVLAYSGGLDTSVSIKWIQEKYGYDVIALGLDVGEGKDLEAIKNKALQVGAIKAYILDAKELLAKDYILPALKANALYEGKYPLSSALSRPLISKLLVEVAEKEGAVAVAHGCTGKGNDQVRFEVSIQALNPNLKVIAPVREWGMTRDEEIEYAEKNGIPIPVDLDNPFSIDANIWGRACEAGVLENPWNEAPEEAFAWTNPIAFTPDEAEYVEIEFEQGVPVALNGVKMDLVPLIEELNLLGGKHGIGRIDHIENRLVGIKSREVYENPGALILINAHKELEFLTLPREVTQFKTQIEQQMTKLIYEGLWYSPLRSALEAFVDETQKCVSGTIKVKLHKGNHFAVARKSANSLYNEELATYSKGDMFDHNAAVGFIKLWGLPTKVYSQVNQPEKEESVVGGSTNV from the coding sequence ATGAGTAAAGAAAAAATTGTATTGGCTTATTCTGGCGGATTAGATACATCTGTTTCAATTAAATGGATTCAAGAAAAATACGGCTACGACGTGATTGCCCTCGGACTTGATGTCGGTGAAGGTAAAGACTTAGAAGCTATTAAAAATAAGGCTCTTCAAGTTGGAGCGATTAAAGCATATATTTTGGATGCAAAAGAATTATTGGCAAAAGATTATATCCTTCCTGCATTGAAAGCAAACGCATTATATGAAGGAAAATATCCTTTATCTTCTGCCCTTTCTCGTCCGCTTATTTCTAAGCTGCTCGTTGAGGTAGCGGAAAAAGAAGGAGCAGTTGCAGTTGCCCACGGCTGTACAGGAAAAGGAAACGATCAAGTTCGTTTTGAAGTTTCGATTCAAGCCTTAAATCCGAATCTAAAGGTGATTGCACCTGTTCGTGAGTGGGGAATGACTAGAGACGAAGAAATTGAATATGCCGAGAAAAATGGGATACCGATTCCGGTTGATTTAGATAATCCTTTCTCAATTGATGCAAATATCTGGGGACGCGCCTGTGAAGCAGGGGTTCTAGAAAACCCATGGAACGAAGCGCCAGAAGAGGCATTCGCCTGGACGAACCCAATCGCATTTACGCCAGATGAAGCAGAATATGTGGAAATTGAGTTTGAACAGGGTGTACCTGTGGCTCTGAATGGTGTGAAAATGGATTTAGTTCCTTTAATAGAAGAGCTTAACCTTTTAGGCGGCAAGCATGGAATAGGAAGAATTGATCATATTGAAAATAGGCTGGTTGGGATTAAATCGCGTGAAGTGTACGAAAATCCAGGTGCTCTGATTTTGATCAATGCCCATAAAGAGCTTGAGTTTTTAACATTACCGCGTGAAGTCACACAATTTAAAACACAAATTGAACAGCAAATGACAAAACTGATTTATGAAGGGCTCTGGTATTCACCGCTTCGCAGTGCATTAGAAGCATTTGTGGATGAAACGCAAAAATGTGTATCCGGAACAATCAAAGTTAAGCTTCATAAAGGTAATCACTTTGCAGTAGCACGTAAATCTGCTAATAGTTTATATAATGAAGAACTTGCAACCTATTCAAAAGGCGATATGTTTGACCACAATGCAGCAGTTGGCTTTATTAAGCTTTGGGGACTTCCAACCAAGGTGTACTCACAAGTAAACCAGCCGGAAAAAGAAGAGTCTGTTGTTGGAGGAAGTACGAATGTCTAA
- the argH gene encoding argininosuccinate lyase, producing the protein MSKLWGGRFTKETNKLVEEFTASISFDQRLALEDIEGSLAHVQMLGECKIIPLEDAEKIKLGLLQIREKITSGEIKFAVEHEDIHMNIEKLLIDEIGPVGGKLHTGRSRNDQVATDMHLYLKGKTLELIEHVKAVQAALLTQAKDNIETLIPGYTHLQRAQPVSFAHHLMAYFWMFERDKDRLQDSLKRIDWSPLGAGALAGTTFPIDRHRSAEILGFSTVYPNSMDAVSDRDFIVEFLSIASLIMTHISRLSEEMVIWSSQEFQFIELDDSFCTGSSIMPQKKNPDVPELLRAKTGRVYGNLIGLLTVLKGLPLAYNKDMQEDKEGMFDTVETLDGSLQLLAPMIETMTVNKNQMKQAVNQDFSNATDIADYLVTKGMAFRDAHEVIGKMVLYAIQHQKFLLDLQLAEFKEFSPLFEEDIYEVLAPEHVVAVRQSYGGTSPVQVKKQIELAEEKLG; encoded by the coding sequence ATGTCTAAATTGTGGGGAGGACGCTTTACAAAGGAAACGAACAAATTAGTCGAAGAATTTACAGCATCGATTTCCTTTGACCAAAGATTAGCCCTTGAGGATATCGAGGGAAGCCTGGCCCATGTCCAAATGCTCGGAGAATGCAAGATTATTCCGCTCGAGGATGCAGAAAAGATTAAGTTGGGCCTACTTCAGATTAGGGAAAAAATAACATCAGGTGAAATTAAATTTGCGGTTGAACATGAAGATATTCATATGAATATTGAAAAACTGCTGATCGACGAGATTGGTCCTGTCGGAGGAAAACTTCATACTGGAAGAAGCAGAAACGATCAGGTTGCCACGGATATGCACCTGTATTTAAAAGGCAAAACCTTAGAATTAATAGAACATGTAAAAGCGGTTCAGGCCGCTTTGCTGACACAGGCAAAAGACAATATAGAAACACTGATTCCCGGGTATACCCACCTGCAACGGGCTCAACCCGTATCGTTTGCGCATCATTTAATGGCGTATTTCTGGATGTTTGAGCGTGATAAAGACCGGCTGCAGGATAGCCTGAAACGGATCGACTGGTCTCCGCTTGGTGCTGGGGCATTAGCAGGGACGACTTTTCCAATTGACAGACACCGTTCGGCCGAGATATTAGGTTTTAGTACCGTCTATCCAAATAGCATGGATGCCGTGAGTGATCGTGATTTTATCGTCGAATTTTTATCCATTGCCTCATTAATCATGACCCATATTTCAAGACTTTCAGAGGAAATGGTAATTTGGTCGAGCCAAGAATTTCAATTTATTGAACTGGATGATTCCTTCTGTACCGGCTCTAGTATTATGCCGCAAAAGAAAAATCCGGATGTGCCTGAACTATTGCGTGCCAAAACCGGGCGGGTATACGGTAATTTAATCGGCTTGTTAACCGTATTAAAAGGGCTGCCGCTCGCCTACAATAAAGATATGCAAGAAGATAAGGAAGGCATGTTTGACACAGTTGAAACATTAGATGGATCACTCCAGCTGCTCGCACCGATGATTGAAACGATGACGGTAAATAAAAATCAGATGAAACAAGCGGTCAACCAGGACTTTTCAAATGCGACAGACATTGCCGATTACTTAGTCACAAAAGGGATGGCCTTCAGAGATGCCCATGAAGTGATTGGAAAGATGGTGCTGTATGCCATCCAGCATCAGAAGTTTCTGCTGGATTTACAGCTAGCAGAGTTTAAAGAGTTTAGCCCGCTTTTTGAGGAAGATATATATGAAGTTTTAGCACCAGAGCATGTCGTAGCAGTTCGGCAAAGCTATGGGGGCACTTCGCCTGTGCAGGTGAAGAAGCAGATTGAATTGGCTGAAGAGAAATTAGGATAA
- a CDS encoding cysteine hydrolase family protein, with the protein MNTALLIIDVQNGMFLEEEPVYNGDILMENVKKLISESRTNGTPIFYIQHNESEGEPLETGTYAWEIHSEIAPLQNDSIIQKTTPDSFFNTELDAELKKRGIDQLILAGIQTEICIDTTCRRAYSLGYKVTLASDAHGTWNSDPLTAEQIIQHHNRTLRFFAQVNPTSEIIAKQFV; encoded by the coding sequence ATGAACACAGCCCTATTAATCATTGACGTTCAAAACGGGATGTTTCTAGAAGAGGAGCCTGTTTATAATGGTGACATCCTAATGGAAAATGTGAAAAAACTGATTTCAGAATCCCGCACAAATGGTACACCAATCTTTTATATTCAGCACAACGAGTCAGAAGGAGAACCTTTAGAAACAGGAACTTATGCATGGGAAATTCATTCCGAGATAGCACCGCTTCAAAACGATTCTATTATTCAAAAAACGACACCTGATTCATTTTTTAATACGGAATTAGATGCCGAATTAAAAAAACGGGGAATTGATCAGTTAATACTTGCAGGAATACAAACTGAAATATGTATAGATACAACTTGCAGAAGAGCCTATAGTCTAGGCTATAAAGTGACATTGGCTTCGGATGCTCATGGTACTTGGAATTCTGACCCTCTCACCGCAGAGCAAATAATTCAGCATCATAACCGGACATTGCGCTTTTTTGCACAAGTCAATCCAACCAGTGAAATTATCGCGAAACAGTTCGTTTAA